One region of Chlorobiota bacterium genomic DNA includes:
- a CDS encoding 1-(5-phosphoribosyl)-5-((5-phosphoribosylamino)methylideneamino)imidazole-4-carboxamide isomerase (catalyzes the formation of 5-(5-phospho-1-deoxyribulos-1-ylamino)methylideneamino-l-(5-hosphoribosyl)imidazole-4-carboxamide from 1-(5-phosphoribosyl)-5-[(5-phosphoribosylamino)methylideneamino] imidazole-4-carboxamide) — protein sequence MLVIPAIELQDGRCLRMVASDDPFSVQVYSADPVQMALLWRKENARSLHITDYDAILGNPFSNLPTVQQIAAAVEIPIQLITRFQSIEQCRELLQSGIYRLTLHEQILRDPDGVSELLREYGPSRICASAISQGGNLFMIQHQGKPVPTLEFAALAESLGIRRLLFSDREYDGRLLGPNFAALRRLAEATSLQITAAGGVASVQDLWRLQEMRPLGIDSVVIGRAFYENRFPCQELWRDIEIERRKTGGSWVEEISTSRLRDT from the coding sequence ATGCTTGTTATCCCCGCCATTGAATTGCAAGATGGACGCTGCCTTCGGATGGTTGCTTCCGATGATCCATTCTCGGTGCAAGTCTATTCTGCCGATCCTGTGCAGATGGCTTTGCTGTGGCGGAAGGAAAATGCACGGTCGCTCCACATCACCGATTATGATGCTATCCTTGGAAATCCTTTCAGCAATCTTCCAACCGTCCAGCAAATTGCGGCGGCGGTCGAAATTCCAATCCAGCTTATCACCCGATTTCAATCAATTGAGCAATGCCGGGAATTGCTGCAATCGGGCATTTATCGGCTGACGTTGCACGAGCAAATCCTTCGCGACCCGGACGGGGTTTCCGAATTATTGAGGGAGTATGGTCCCTCGCGAATTTGCGCCAGTGCTATCTCGCAAGGTGGAAATCTTTTTATGATTCAGCACCAGGGGAAACCGGTTCCAACGCTGGAATTTGCCGCGCTGGCGGAGTCGCTTGGAATTCGCCGGTTGCTTTTTTCGGACCGTGAGTACGACGGGCGGCTGCTGGGTCCAAATTTTGCCGCGCTCCGCAGGTTGGCCGAAGCAACGTCGCTGCAAATCACGGCTGCGGGCGGGGTTGCTTCCGTGCAAGATTTGTGGCGGCTGCAGGAAATGCGCCCGCTTGGCATTGATTCGGTGGTGATTGGCCGCGCCTTCTACGAAAATCGTTTCCCCTGCCAAGAACTGTGGCGCGACATTGAAATTGAACGCCGAAAAACAGGGGGGAGCTGGGTGGAAGAAATATCAACCAGCCGGCTTCGCGATACGTGA
- a CDS encoding MBL fold metallo-hydrolase — translation MLLKFHGTGAGDPAADRGASALTATFSNGSVALFDAGEGASRGMLRDHVDLLQLSTVAISHTHADHWCGLPGLLTALAVAKRTRPLVIRAHPVALRFLQQAALHSHLFPERLSFAIHWEPLSPFPLPDGWTCSPIPNTHARSVQDLASQHQVCAAAFSFLLRKRGTPGVCLSQDLGSEGDLRGSLEGCGLLVCESAHVSLENVVAMAAAAGVRRVVFTHIPPRGIDFPSSTPQLEVTVATDGLAIEVEEGLTLPENALA, via the coding sequence ATGCTTCTGAAATTTCATGGAACCGGCGCGGGCGATCCTGCGGCAGACCGGGGGGCCAGCGCGCTGACCGCCACCTTCAGCAATGGCAGCGTTGCCCTGTTCGATGCTGGCGAAGGGGCATCGCGGGGGATGCTGCGCGACCATGTGGACCTGCTGCAACTCTCCACGGTGGCCATTAGCCACACCCATGCCGACCATTGGTGCGGGCTTCCTGGGTTGCTGACCGCGCTTGCGGTGGCCAAACGTACGCGCCCGTTGGTAATCCGCGCTCATCCGGTCGCGCTCCGGTTTCTTCAGCAAGCCGCGCTCCATTCCCACCTGTTTCCCGAACGTCTCAGCTTCGCAATCCATTGGGAACCATTGTCCCCATTCCCCCTTCCCGATGGATGGACCTGTTCCCCAATCCCCAACACTCACGCTCGGTCGGTGCAGGACCTTGCAAGCCAGCATCAGGTTTGCGCGGCGGCGTTCAGCTTTTTGCTGCGGAAGCGTGGCACGCCGGGCGTGTGCCTTTCGCAAGATTTGGGGAGCGAGGGGGACCTGCGCGGCAGCTTGGAAGGGTGCGGGCTGCTGGTTTGCGAATCGGCACACGTCAGCCTTGAAAACGTTGTTGCAATGGCCGCTGCGGCGGGGGTGCGCCGCGTTGTTTTTACTCACATTCCCCCGCGCGGCATTGATTTCCCTTCCTCCACACCGCAGTTGGAGGTCACCGTGGCAACCGATGGCCTTGCTATTGAGGTGGAAGAAGGCCTCACCCTTCCGGAAAATGCACTTGCGTAA